A region of the Myxococcus stipitatus DSM 14675 genome:
ACGTCCGGCGTGGGGGGCGCCCCCGGGCCGTCCACCCAGGAAGCGCTCGCTTCGTCGTACTCCTCCGAGCGGCCCCGGCCCCGGCGCTTGAGGTACTTCAGCCGGTTGATGCAGTGGTTCTTGGTGATGCGGAACAGCCAGGTGGACAGGCGGGAGTCCTCGCGGAAGCGGCGGACGTTCTGGTGCACGCTGACGAAGATCTCCTGCACCAGGTCATGCGCCTCCTCCCGGTCCCCCACCATGCGGACGCAGAAGTCGTAGAGCCGGTCCTGGTGCAGGTGCACCAGTTGCTCGAAGGCCTCGGAGTCGCCCTGGCGCAGCCGGGCCAGCAGCGCCGCGTCGTCGCGCCGAGCCTCGGCCGCTTCGCCAGCGGACCCGTCCTGTCCGATTTCGAGCACCCCGCCCGGTTGCACCGGTGTCCTCCCGCGACGGCCTTCCCAGAAGGAAGGGCCTTGCCCTGAAGCCTATCCGTTCCCCTTCCCCGCCGCGCGTCCGACACCGCGGCGGGAAAAAGGTTCCCGGACTTCGTCGAGGGCCGGCGTGGCGGGGGGGTGCCCGCCTCCGCCGGTAGGGAGGCTCAGTCCAACGCCGCGTTGCGGTTGGGGTTCTTCACGCCCAACAACTGCGCGGTGATGAACTCCTCCAGGTCTCCATCCAGCACGGAGTCCACGTTGCCCGTCTCCACGCCGGTGCGCAGGTCCTTCGCCATGCGGTAGGGGGCCAGGACGTAGGAGCGGATCTGCGAGCCGAAGGAGATGTCCTTCTTCGCGGCCTCGGCGGCGTCTCGCGCGGCCTCGCGCTTCTTCATCTCCAGCTCGTACAGGCGGCCGCGCAGGATCTTGAAGGCCATGTCCTTGTTGGCCGACTGCGAGCGCTCCGTCTGGCAGGTGATGATGATGCCCGTGGGCAGGTGGCGCAGCTGCGCGGTGGAGGACGTCTTGTTCACCTTCTGTCCACCAGCGCCGCCGCCTCGGATGAACTTCAGGTCGATGTCCTTCTCCGGGATGTCGATTTGAATCGTGTCGTCGACTTCCGGATAGACGTCCACCGACGCGAAGGCCGTCTGGCGCCGGGCGTTGGCGTCGAACGGGGAGATGCGCACCAGCCGGTGCACGCCCACCTCGGCCTTGAGGTAGCCGTAGGCGAAGTCACCCTCGATGCGCAGGGAGACGTTCTTGAAGCCCGCCTCTTCGCCCGGCACCTCGTCGCTGATCTCGACCTTCCAGCCCTTGGCCTCGCAGTAGCGCGAGTACATGCGCAGCAGCATGGCCGCCCAGTCCATCGAGTCGGTGCCACCGGCGCCGGCGTTGATGTCCATGAAGCAGCTGCTGCGGTCCTGCTCGCCGGACAGCATGCGCGCCAGCTCCAGCTTCGCGACGTCGCCGTCCAGCCCCTCCAGCGAGGACTCCGCCTCCTGGGCCGTGGCCTCGTCCGCGGCCTCCGCCGCCAGCTCCAGCAAGGTCTGCGCGTCATCCAGGCCGCGCATCACCTTGTCGTAGGCGCCCACGCTGAGCTCCAGCGTGGACTTCTCCTTCAACATCGCCTGGGCCTTGGTGTTGTCGTCCCAGAAGTTCGGCAGCGTGCTGTCACGCTCAATCAACGCAATGCGGGACCGCTTGCGGTCCAGGTCAAAGATGCCCCCGGAGCGCCAACACGCGCTCCCTGAGGCCGTTGATCTTCTCCATCGAATCGTTCGCCATGTGCGTGCTTCCTCGTCGGGCGCGCGGTGCCTCCAGCGGTCACCGCGCGCGAAGGGGTTGAAACCAAGAGCCGTCAGGGGGACTTGAGCGAAACCACGGCCTCGTCCCGTGGCGCTGACACGCGGGCCGCGCCCGTGAAGCGCGCCAGGATCCGGTCCAGGCCGAACGCTCCCGCCATGCCCACGGAGATGGGGAGGATGAGCGCGATGAGCCGCCAGTTGTCCTGGTCGAAGGGCGGCAGGACCTTGAGCACCACGCCCAGGCCCCCGAGCGCCGCGAGCACGCCCCAGAGCTTGAACAGGCGCGCGCGCGTCTTGGGGTTCTTGCCCCGCATGAGCGAGAGGCCCCAGGGCACCGCCATCAGCGTCAGCGGGTTGGCCAGGAACAGGTTCTCGTTGCGGTACGTCACCGTGTGGTCCGTCACCCACCCCATGACGAAGAGGGCCGTGCCGGGAATCCCCAGCACCAACCCGAGGAGCGCGTTCTCCAACCCCAGGAACACGCGCGCGAGCCGGCTGCCCTGTCGCGCCCAGGCCGCGAGGCCCAGAGCCCCTCCGCCCAGCGCCAGCCCCAGCGCGAGAATCCACGGCCCCCAGGGCGGCGGCTCCGCGGGAGGGCGCGCGCGGTCGGGAGACAGGTAGTAGTTCCACTGCCGCGCCACCAGGGGTCTCGACTGTCCCTGCGCGTCCTTCACCTGGAGCGACGCCACCTGCGCCTCCAGCTCATCCGGGAGGAAGGCCTCCTCCCAGCGAGTGATGGGGTGGTCGATTTCGTCGTTCATCATGAAGTCGAGCAGCACGCTCATGGGCGGACTCGGCGCCGTGTACCGCCGCGTGTGCTCGCGCAGCGTCATCCGCCCCGGCGCCCGGTCGGCCTCGCGGAGCTGGCCGCTGGTGGCCACATCAATCATGTCGCGCAGTCGCGTGACACAGTTGTCGTTGTAGTGGTGATACAGATACTCGCGGTTCTCCGGCAGGACGTTGTCGGCCAGCCGCTTGGAGACCTGGAGCCGCTGCTCCGTGGTGAGGTTGAGCTCCTGGATGCGGACGTCGCGGTCCTCGGCGCGGTAGTAGCGGTAGGTGCCGTCCACGCGGGCCTGCCCCACCCAGAACTCCAGGCGCCCCATCGCGAAGCGGGCCAGCATCGCGTCGTCGAAGGAGAACATCCCGTAGTTGTAGACACGGGCCACGCCCAGCCGGCGGTCCTCCACCACGAGCGAGCCGTGTCCCCACCAGGACGGCACGTCGTCTCCCGGGCTGAAGGTCACCAGCGAGACGACAAGGTCCTCGGCCTGACTCTCGCCCGTTCCCCAGGGCGGCACGGCGTTCGTCTGCGCACGTGCGGGCACCGCGAGCAATGAGCCGAGCAGGCAAAGGACGATGAGCGACAAGCGGAGCATGGCGATGTCCAACACGCGGGAGGCGGACTACCTATCATGCACGCCGCGCGACTCAATCGGCAGGATGCCGGAATGTCCGCCAGGGGGCCATGCGAGGCCCTTACATCAGACTTCTCGCCCTCCGGGCCTTCGCATCCACCTGGAGAGAGTCCGCCACCATACCTCGCTCGCCCAGGAGCTCTTCTTCCAGCGCGGCCATGCGCTTCGCGTCGCGAGGGCGCTCGTGGTCATGACCCAACAGATGCAACAGGCCGTGCGCCAGATAACGCGCCATCTCCGACTCCAGCGTGCGGCCGTACTCCTTCGCCTGCCGCTTCGCCGTGTCCAGCGAGATGACGACGTCCCCCAGCGGACGCGGGCCGGGAGTCCCTCGGGGAAGCTCTCCCGCGGGGAAGCTCAGCACGTCGGTCGCCTTGTCCTTGTCCCGCCAGGTGCGGTTGAGGCGGCGGATGGCCCGGTCATCCACCACGGACAGGGACAGCTCGCAGTCGGACAGGGACAGGCGCCGCAGGTAGTCGCGAGACCACGCCGTCAGCTGCCGGCCCCACTCCTTGCCCTGCGGGTGCGCCACCTGCACCGTCACCACGTTCTCCTGCGCACGCGGCGCGGGCGGCTCGATGTGCGCGCGCTCCGGCTTGAAGGCGGGAGCGCAGATGGACCAGTAGTCGCACGCGCCCTTGCCGTCGTTGCGATACACGACGCGCTTGCCGCGCGGCACCAGGCCCACCTCGCCCGCGGCGATGCGCTCCCGGCGGCCTTCCACCACCAGCGTCAGCTCGCCCTTGAGGACGAGCACGACCTCGTCGAACTCCGGCCGCTGCGCGGGCTCGGACCAGCCGGGGGGCGCGAGCATCCGCGCCACCGACGCTGAATCCGTGCCCGTGGTCGCCGCGCCCACGAACTCCTCGATGCGCTTGCCGTCATCCCGGGGGATGACCTTGCCCTTGCGCAGTCTCACGCCGTCACTCCTCGCGTCCGA
Encoded here:
- a CDS encoding RNA polymerase sigma factor gives rise to the protein MQPGGVLEIGQDGSAGEAAEARRDDAALLARLRQGDSEAFEQLVHLHQDRLYDFCVRMVGDREEAHDLVQEIFVSVHQNVRRFREDSRLSTWLFRITKNHCINRLKYLKRRGRGRSEEYDEASASWVDGPGAPPTPDVALESARERARVQWAISQLEPDARMLVVLRDIEGLSYDEIVDITELPEGTVKSRLHRAREKLANLLGRLEP
- the prfB gene encoding peptide chain release factor 2 (programmed frameshift): MANDSMEKINGLRERVLALRGHLDLDRKRSRIALIERDSTLPNFWDDNTKAQAMLKEKSTLELSVGAYDKVMRGLDDAQTLLELAAEAADEATAQEAESSLEGLDGDVAKLELARMLSGEQDRSSCFMDINAGAGGTDSMDWAAMLLRMYSRYCEAKGWKVEISDEVPGEEAGFKNVSLRIEGDFAYGYLKAEVGVHRLVRISPFDANARRQTAFASVDVYPEVDDTIQIDIPEKDIDLKFIRGGGAGGQKVNKTSSTAQLRHLPTGIIITCQTERSQSANKDMAFKILRGRLYELEMKKREAARDAAEAAKKDISFGSQIRSYVLAPYRMAKDLRTGVETGNVDSVLDGDLEEFITAQLLGVKNPNRNAALD
- a CDS encoding DUF4105 domain-containing protein, whose translation is MLRLSLIVLCLLGSLLAVPARAQTNAVPPWGTGESQAEDLVVSLVTFSPGDDVPSWWGHGSLVVEDRRLGVARVYNYGMFSFDDAMLARFAMGRLEFWVGQARVDGTYRYYRAEDRDVRIQELNLTTEQRLQVSKRLADNVLPENREYLYHHYNDNCVTRLRDMIDVATSGQLREADRAPGRMTLREHTRRYTAPSPPMSVLLDFMMNDEIDHPITRWEEAFLPDELEAQVASLQVKDAQGQSRPLVARQWNYYLSPDRARPPAEPPPWGPWILALGLALGGGALGLAAWARQGSRLARVFLGLENALLGLVLGIPGTALFVMGWVTDHTVTYRNENLFLANPLTLMAVPWGLSLMRGKNPKTRARLFKLWGVLAALGGLGVVLKVLPPFDQDNWRLIALILPISVGMAGAFGLDRILARFTGAARVSAPRDEAVVSLKSP
- the ybeY gene encoding rRNA maturation RNase YbeY; translation: MRLRKGKVIPRDDGKRIEEFVGAATTGTDSASVARMLAPPGWSEPAQRPEFDEVVLVLKGELTLVVEGRRERIAAGEVGLVPRGKRVVYRNDGKGACDYWSICAPAFKPERAHIEPPAPRAQENVVTVQVAHPQGKEWGRQLTAWSRDYLRRLSLSDCELSLSVVDDRAIRRLNRTWRDKDKATDVLSFPAGELPRGTPGPRPLGDVVISLDTAKRQAKEYGRTLESEMARYLAHGLLHLLGHDHERPRDAKRMAALEEELLGERGMVADSLQVDAKARRARSLM